The window CCTTCGATGAAGATCCGGCGGCATGTCATTCGTGCGCGATATCACGACCGTCTGGACGCGCTCTACAAGGGCTGACCGCTCATTGGTCGGGGCTGCGGTAGGGCGTGAAGGAACCCAGCGCACAGCCGCCCGTGATGGAACCGGTCACAAGGTCGGCGCTCCTGGCGATGTCGCCCCGGCAGTATTGCGAGCCGGTTGGTCTGATCACCAGCGTGTCACCCCGGCCGAGGCCCGTACAGCTTCCGATCAGATCATTGCGATACACCAGTCGGCCGCTGACCCGGTAGAGCAGAACGGACTCGTTGATCGCGGTGAGGCTGGCCTGGGGATAGCGGTTGACGCAGCTTACAGGTTCGCCCGCAACCTTGCCTTCCAGCGCTGCTTCCAACCGTGCCGCCTCCTTTTCAGTGAGACGGGAAGGCTCATTGCCGCCAGCGCACGCCGCCAAAATCAGCGGAGCGAGAAATATGCATTTCCGCATGGCACTTCTCCAGCTTCCATCCCCGCAACGATGAAATAACGCCGCAGACGTCAGGCTGTATCCTTGGCGGCGCGGCGCCGCGCCAATTCGCCCACATCACCCGCGCGCATGAAAACATTGGTCGCGCGCTCCTGCCCGATGGTGGTCGGCACGGTCGCTTCGCCGCGCGCGCGCGCCGCATTCACCTGCGTCATCCGTGCGACCAGAGCCTCGTTTTCAGGCTCAATGGTCAGAGCAAAACGACCGTTGCCTTGCGTATATTCATGGGCGCAATAAACGATCGTGTCATCCGAGAGGGCTGCAAAACGGGCCATATTGGAGAACATCTGATCCGCCGTTCCTTCGAACAGCCGACCACAACCCATGGCGAAGAGCGTGTCACCTACAAAGATCAAGCCGTCACCCGGCAGATGGTAGGCGATGTGTCCTGCGGTATGGGCCGGAACTTCCATGACGGTCGCGACATGATCGCCGATGCAGACTTGATCGCCCTCCCCGACCTGTACGTCCAGCGTCCCGATCTTCGCCGCTTCCGCTCTTGGCCCGGTGATGCGGCAACCCGTCACAGCCTTGATTGCGGCATTGCCGCCCACATGGTCGCCATGCCAATGGGTGTTCCAGATCTGGCTGATCGTCCAGCCGTGCGCGGCGGCCGCGTCCAGCACAGGTTCGGCCACGGCGGGATCGACCACAACGGTCTCACTGCTGAGTTCGTCATGCAACAGCCAGACGTAATTGTCGGCCAGTACGGGAACGCGAACAACCTGCAGCATGAGCTTACCAGACGCCGGTATTAGGCATGGATGCCCACGGTTCTGCGGGAGCCAGATATCCGTCCTGCAGCAATTCGATCGAAATATTGTCCGGCGTGCGGACAAAGGCCATATGACCATCCCGTGGCGGCCGGTTGATGGTAACGCCCGCATCCATCAGCCTCTGGCAGACATCGTAGATATTATCGACGCGGTATGCGAGATGGCCGAAATTGCGACCCTCACCGTAGGTTTCGGCCGGAGAGCCATCTTCAGGCGGCCAGTTATAAGTCAGTTCGACCTGCGCCCCTTCGTCTCCTGGTGCCGCGAGAAACACCAGGGTGAACCGGCCATTTTCATTATCAACGCGCTTTTGCTCCTGAAGCCCAAGCAGGTTAAAGAAGCAGACGGTGCGATCGATGTCGGTCACGCGGATCATGGTGTGGAGATATTTGGTCACGCTTCGCTCCGTTCGCCGCCATAAGCAACGGTTCATCTCTTGAGAGGCAGGAATATTCCCCAAGATAGGATGGCGCAGGCTTGGTGGAAAGAGGAGAGGCAGATGGGTCTTGAGTATCGCGACAAGGTGCTGCTGGGCTGTGCCGGATTGCTGGCGCTGGGCGTGGTAAGCGGCGGCTATCTGCTCGGTGATGGGCTGAAGCGCGCAAAGGCCGCCGATCGCTCTGTCACCGTTCGGGGCCTGGCGGAACGCAATGTCACCGCAGACCTCGCCACCTGGTCTATCAGCTATGCGGCTACGGGGTTCGACCTGCCCGCCGTAAGGGCGGAGATCGACAACAATACGAAGGAATTGAAAGCCTATTTCGCGGGCCTTGGCTTTAAGCCAGACGCGCTGACGCCCACGGGCGCGGGCGTTAATCAATATATCAACAATGGCGTAAACACGATCACCATTACCCAGCGGATGCTGCTGCGCACGACCGACATCGCGCTCGCGCAGCGGGCAGTGGCGCAGCAGTTCGACCTAGTCCGGCGCGGCGTAACGCTGCAGGAAGGGTCGGGCATGCGCTACAGCTTCACCAAGCTCAATGATGTCAAACCGCCAATGGTGGCGGCCGCAACGAAGGACGCCCGGGCAGCGGCGGAGCAGTTCGCGCGCGACAGCGGCGCGAGTGTCGGCGGTATCAAAAGCGCGACGCAAGGCTATTTTTCGATCGAGCCGCGCGACGGCGAAGCGGACGGGTCGAGCGATACGCCCTACAAGAAGGTAAGGGTTGTCACGACCGTCGATTTTTACCTGAATTGACGCCCGGTCAATTGCGGTCAGCTTTTCCGGCAGGCGGCACTGCGACCGACAAACGGGTGAGGTTGTCGGCAGCAGCTTTGCCGGCGGTGGACTGGGGAGCCAGTGCTACCGCCCGCTGCCATGCCGAACGGGCGATGTCGGGGTGATCGGTCAGCACTGCGATATTGCCTTCCTCCAATGCGACGGAGGCGTCATCGGGTGACATCTGCACCGCCCG of the Sphingobium herbicidovorans genome contains:
- a CDS encoding VOC family protein, which gives rise to MTKYLHTMIRVTDIDRTVCFFNLLGLQEQKRVDNENGRFTLVFLAAPGDEGAQVELTYNWPPEDGSPAETYGEGRNFGHLAYRVDNIYDVCQRLMDAGVTINRPPRDGHMAFVRTPDNISIELLQDGYLAPAEPWASMPNTGVW
- the gloB gene encoding hydroxyacylglutathione hydrolase, which gives rise to MLQVVRVPVLADNYVWLLHDELSSETVVVDPAVAEPVLDAAAAHGWTISQIWNTHWHGDHVGGNAAIKAVTGCRITGPRAEAAKIGTLDVQVGEGDQVCIGDHVATVMEVPAHTAGHIAYHLPGDGLIFVGDTLFAMGCGRLFEGTADQMFSNMARFAALSDDTIVYCAHEYTQGNGRFALTIEPENEALVARMTQVNAARARGEATVPTTIGQERATNVFMRAGDVGELARRRAAKDTA
- a CDS encoding SIMPL domain-containing protein; its protein translation is MGLEYRDKVLLGCAGLLALGVVSGGYLLGDGLKRAKAADRSVTVRGLAERNVTADLATWSISYAATGFDLPAVRAEIDNNTKELKAYFAGLGFKPDALTPTGAGVNQYINNGVNTITITQRMLLRTTDIALAQRAVAQQFDLVRRGVTLQEGSGMRYSFTKLNDVKPPMVAAATKDARAAAEQFARDSGASVGGIKSATQGYFSIEPRDGEADGSSDTPYKKVRVVTTVDFYLN